The following proteins come from a genomic window of Mucinivorans hirudinis:
- a CDS encoding Malate dehydrogenase: MAKVTVVGAGNVGATCANVLAAREICSELVLLDIKEGFAEGKILDIFQTATLMDFDTKITGVTNDYSATANSDVVVITSGIPRKPGMTREELIGTNAGIVKSVATECLKYSPKAIILIVSNPMDTMTYLALKATGLPKNQLFGMGGALDTARFKCYLSKALEVNSNEVEGMVIGGHGDTTMIPLVSKATYKGIPVCECASAEVLEKVVADTMVGGATLTKLLGTSAWYAPGAAAAYVVESIVRDQKKVVASCVYLEGEYGQNDICIGVPTVIGKGGAEKVLNLNLTENEKELFAKSAAAVRATNDVLKEIGVL; this comes from the coding sequence ATGGCAAAAGTAACAGTAGTAGGTGCAGGCAACGTAGGTGCAACCTGTGCTAATGTGCTTGCAGCACGCGAAATTTGCAGCGAATTGGTTCTGCTTGACATCAAGGAGGGATTTGCGGAAGGTAAAATCCTCGACATATTCCAGACGGCTACTTTGATGGATTTTGACACCAAAATTACCGGTGTAACTAACGACTATTCTGCTACGGCAAATTCGGACGTTGTGGTTATCACTTCGGGCATTCCCCGCAAACCGGGTATGACTCGCGAGGAGCTTATTGGCACAAACGCAGGCATCGTTAAATCGGTTGCAACCGAATGTTTGAAATACTCACCAAAGGCGATTATCCTTATCGTGTCTAACCCTATGGACACGATGACCTACCTTGCGCTCAAGGCTACGGGTCTGCCAAAGAATCAGCTCTTCGGTATGGGTGGTGCGTTGGATACGGCACGCTTCAAATGCTATTTGAGCAAAGCTTTGGAGGTGAATTCAAACGAGGTTGAGGGTATGGTTATCGGCGGACACGGCGATACTACTATGATTCCTTTGGTGTCGAAGGCTACCTACAAGGGTATTCCTGTTTGCGAATGTGCTTCGGCAGAGGTTCTTGAGAAGGTTGTTGCCGACACTATGGTTGGTGGTGCTACTCTTACGAAACTGCTGGGCACTTCGGCTTGGTATGCACCGGGTGCAGCGGCAGCTTATGTGGTAGAGTCAATCGTGAGAGACCAAAAGAAGGTTGTTGCGTCGTGTGTATACCTCGAGGGAGAGTATGGACAAAACGATATTTGCATTGGCGTACCAACGGTTATCGGCAAGGGTGGTGCAGAGAAAGTTCTTAACTTGAATCTGACAGAAAACGAAAAAGAGTTGTTTGCTAAATCGGCAGCGGCTGTTCGCGCAACAAACGATGTGCTGAAAGAGATTGGTGTGTTGTAA
- a CDS encoding Periplasmic [Fe] hydrogenase large subunit yields the protein MQIEIDNRKIETIGSEPLIEVARGAGITIPTLCYYPAKVHKASCMACAVRNIDNNQIVPSCTTVPAEGLKIDTASEEIKKIRRLSVELLLSDHRAECEARCTVACPAGFDVARMNRLYDKGLYDQAARHLIDSLVIPATLCYLCPAPCEKVCRRGEIEKAVEIRQIKKRLIADFDVSTLEMTPRNGKTIAVLGSDPVALVAAYTLAINGFAIDVFEEGGTILNVDAPRDIIDKELKIIASAGVNFHTNSAKESFDGYDTVISTTPERREGWVIFESKIKQQARLTALGRELAYKIINPSYTPKAEYNSTFGKLTETEKSSIGLSTTQSGCLWCDCEKKSGCRLRDAATHSGIKSRKYNPTDEKGAMERVEIGGGLRFEPAKCISCGLCVYNSSNGFTFRGRGYDMDVMLPAENIPNLPRGLEHICPTGAISTH from the coding sequence ATGCAAATAGAGATAGATAATCGCAAAATAGAGACAATCGGCAGCGAGCCACTGATTGAGGTGGCTCGCGGTGCAGGAATCACGATTCCGACACTATGCTACTATCCGGCCAAGGTGCACAAGGCTTCGTGTATGGCTTGCGCTGTGCGCAATATTGATAATAATCAGATTGTTCCATCCTGTACAACTGTTCCCGCCGAAGGGTTGAAAATCGACACGGCTAGTGAGGAGATTAAGAAAATCCGAAGGCTCTCGGTCGAGCTCCTGCTAAGTGACCACCGCGCCGAATGCGAAGCACGATGCACGGTTGCCTGTCCCGCGGGGTTTGATGTGGCACGGATGAACCGCCTATACGACAAGGGTTTATATGACCAAGCGGCAAGGCATCTTATCGATTCGCTTGTGATTCCGGCAACGCTCTGTTATCTCTGCCCTGCTCCGTGCGAAAAGGTTTGCCGCAGGGGCGAAATCGAAAAAGCTGTTGAGATTCGCCAGATTAAGAAGAGGTTAATTGCCGACTTCGATGTCTCTACATTGGAAATGACCCCCAGAAATGGCAAAACCATCGCCGTTCTCGGCTCTGACCCTGTTGCCCTAGTGGCGGCTTATACGTTGGCAATAAACGGTTTTGCCATAGATGTTTTTGAAGAGGGGGGTACGATACTCAATGTGGATGCTCCGCGCGATATTATAGATAAAGAGCTTAAAATAATCGCATCTGCGGGCGTAAATTTTCATACAAATTCTGCCAAAGAGAGTTTTGATGGATACGATACGGTGATTTCTACTACCCCCGAGCGCAGAGAGGGGTGGGTAATTTTCGAGAGTAAAATCAAGCAGCAGGCTCGCCTGACGGCACTCGGCAGAGAGCTGGCTTACAAAATTATAAATCCCTCATACACACCTAAAGCAGAGTACAATTCCACTTTCGGGAAGCTCACCGAGACGGAGAAATCATCAATCGGGTTATCCACGACCCAAAGCGGTTGCTTGTGGTGCGACTGCGAAAAAAAAAGCGGGTGTCGCCTGCGTGATGCTGCCACTCATAGCGGCATCAAGTCAAGAAAATATAATCCAACCGATGAGAAGGGGGCAATGGAGCGCGTGGAGATTGGCGGTGGGTTGCGCTTTGAGCCTGCCAAGTGCATAAGTTGTGGATTGTGTGTCTACAACAGCTCGAACGGCTTCACCTTCCGTGGGCGCGGATATGATATGGATGTGATGCTACCTGCGGAAAATATTCCTAATCTGCCCCGAGGGCTGGAGCACATTTGCCCAACCGGAGCAATATCTACTCACTAA
- a CDS encoding Protease precursor, whose protein sequence is MIDFQKKILANGLTVIAHTDNSTPMAAVNLLYKVGSRNEEPERTGFAHLFEHLMFSGSANVPDFDTPIQIAGGENNAFTNNDYTNYYIALPKENIETALWLESDRMAALNFAEQPLNVQKRVVIEEFSQRYLNQPYGDLWLLLRPLCYQRHPYRWATIGISPEHIERATLEDVRAFFRKYYLPNNAILSIAGDFSCDEIFELAEKWFGYIPGGEAVNDILPQELPQCEQRILEVERDVPVSVIYITFPMAERASREFVVCDVISDLLSNGTSSRLYQRLIKDNTLFSSVNAYVTGELDGGLFVVTGRVQQGVSIELAEEALWLELERLNDIEDVELEKVKNKFEANNIFSEINVLNKAMNLAFFEMVGDAALINGEVEEHKSVTKEEIYSVCKRLLSPQRSNVLRYKSLSE, encoded by the coding sequence ATGATTGATTTTCAGAAAAAAATACTCGCAAACGGCTTGACTGTGATTGCTCACACGGACAACTCCACGCCGATGGCAGCGGTGAATTTACTCTACAAAGTAGGCTCGCGCAACGAAGAACCTGAACGTACCGGCTTCGCGCACCTTTTCGAGCACTTGATGTTCTCGGGCTCGGCAAACGTGCCCGACTTCGACACGCCCATTCAAATTGCAGGCGGCGAAAACAACGCCTTCACCAATAACGACTACACGAACTACTATATTGCTCTGCCTAAGGAGAATATAGAAACCGCGCTTTGGCTGGAGTCGGACAGGATGGCGGCGCTCAATTTTGCAGAGCAGCCCCTAAATGTCCAAAAGCGGGTGGTGATAGAGGAGTTTTCGCAACGTTACCTCAATCAGCCATATGGCGACCTTTGGCTGCTGCTGCGCCCGCTCTGCTACCAAAGACACCCATACCGTTGGGCTACAATAGGCATCTCGCCCGAACATATCGAGAGGGCTACGCTCGAGGATGTGCGTGCCTTTTTCCGGAAATATTATTTGCCCAATAACGCAATACTCTCTATTGCCGGCGATTTCAGTTGCGACGAAATTTTCGAGCTGGCAGAGAAGTGGTTTGGTTACATCCCCGGTGGCGAGGCTGTTAATGATATTTTGCCGCAAGAGTTACCTCAGTGCGAGCAACGGATTTTAGAGGTGGAACGCGATGTGCCAGTATCGGTGATCTATATAACCTTTCCGATGGCAGAGCGCGCTAGTCGCGAATTTGTGGTCTGCGATGTGATTTCCGACCTTCTCAGCAACGGCACTTCAAGCCGACTATATCAACGTCTTATCAAAGATAATACGCTATTCTCCAGCGTTAATGCCTATGTTACGGGTGAGTTGGACGGCGGGTTATTTGTCGTCACCGGACGTGTGCAACAGGGAGTGTCTATCGAGCTGGCAGAGGAGGCTCTTTGGCTGGAGTTAGAGAGATTAAATGACATTGAAGATGTTGAACTCGAAAAGGTTAAGAATAAATTTGAGGCAAACAATATCTTCAGCGAGATAAACGTGCTCAACAAGGCAATGAACCTCGCCTTTTTTGAGATGGTGGGCGATGCTGCCCTCATCAACGGCGAGGTGGAGGAACATAAATCGGTGACCAAGGAGGAAATTTACAGCGTCTGCAAGAGGTTATTGTCCCCTCAGAGGAGCAATGTGTTGCGCTACAAGAGCCTTAGTGAGTAG
- a CDS encoding Transcriptional regulator, AsnC family gives MAKFSLDDTDRKILTYLTTNARMPFLEIARECGISGAAIHQRVKKLEDAGVIDGSRMMVNPKVVGYEVCAFVGVQITEPNVTKDVIGSLSKIPEVVECHFITGRNTLLLKIYCTNNEHLMHVLVNTIQYIPGIHQTETFISLDQPFSREVAIF, from the coding sequence ATGGCAAAATTTAGTTTGGACGACACAGACCGTAAAATTCTCACCTATCTCACCACTAATGCAAGGATGCCGTTTTTGGAAATTGCGCGCGAGTGCGGCATTTCAGGCGCGGCAATTCATCAGAGAGTTAAGAAGTTAGAGGATGCGGGGGTGATAGACGGTTCGCGGATGATGGTCAATCCCAAGGTTGTGGGATATGAGGTGTGCGCCTTTGTAGGTGTGCAGATTACAGAACCTAACGTGACCAAAGATGTCATCGGGTCGCTCTCGAAAATACCGGAGGTTGTCGAATGCCACTTCATTACAGGACGCAACACATTGCTACTAAAGATATATTGCACAAACAATGAGCATCTGATGCACGTGTTGGTGAACACAATACAGTACATCCCCGGAATACACCAAACAGAGACTTTTATATCGTTGGACCAACCTTTCTCGCGAGAGGTGGCAATCTTCTAG